The nucleotide sequence GAATGGCGGCATGAATGCATAGACAGGTCGAAAAGTATGTATGACTGGAACGGTGACGCATTTCCACTTTTAATATGCTTAATGTGACTTGGTtatttaatgtaaaataaagtaaaatcgtTTAGACGTATACGTATGAAcacgtttgtaaatatttacaataacaaatgttacagcaaaataataaatactgtaTATAGGCTTtactttaaagttttttttggaaacattttcgtTTATCTAAACAGCTCTGTATGAGATGAGTTTCACACCCAATTCCTTGCAAATTATTATCAACAACTTCGATATGGAACGCcataatttgtttatatggCCGGTTTCTACAATTGTGGCACGCTTCCCCAAGAACGCATTAAACCTGTACGCTGGTAGCGTTTTCCTATAGTTTGTACATGGAATCCAATTTGCTGCAAGCACTCGTGATCCAAAATTTTACGGCCATCGAATATATAAGCTGGTTTCATCATTGACTGGTAAATACGTTTGTAGTCTAATGTCTGATcagtgaagaagaagaagagaaagcaTTCAATATTGGTAATGGAATATAATtctcaatttaatttcttctgaGCATTTgcttaagggggaacaccactgtgatttaaaaaaaaatcgattttttttgcattttcttaaagtagatatattcaaaaatatgtaaaaaaaatgttaacttaaAGTCTTAAAAATTGAGGAAGTTATACCAaatacaataagtgcaggtagtTACAACGGCCaacgaaaactttaaacgcgtttttatcaaaacgacttttctgaacacggtGGTCTCGATTTTtcgaagacttatgaaccgatttaattttttttttttaatttttgtacatgtattggctGCAATCGTACATAGCCGTTtgtaaatattccaaaaatgtatattttttcaagcctttcgaaaacaaaaaatgggtaaaaacacaaactcatttttcaaacctacaccattttctcaaaacagaaaaaaaaaataataaaaaaagcgcCACGTACGACGATAGTCACTGATGTATAgattaagtatttttttggttttttgctttaaatgatttttcaccgctgtatcgtggccaccagggtgcatcagttttttatggcgtcattgcattaatactatattaataacaattgtaatttttaatattttttaataaaaacttgtgTCAGTATAGTCTAATacatgttaaataaattataatttgtccgaTTCTCAAATAGTCATCCCTACtcataaacaaaaattcatgaaaatcacttaattttcacgcgttcccagtggtgttcccccttaaataGCTCACTCACCACAAACTCGTCCCATTCTGTACAAAGCACAATTGCATGTGTGCCACGCACTGCACTGTACGGATCGCTATGTATCTGCACTGCCTTCTTGACACTTTCCGGTGACTCTGTCACAGATGGATGTGTCAAATCGTCTATTATTTGCTCTGGCTCTACTTTCGGATCGTAAATGTCCAGCTTGGCACCCTCCTCCAGTAATGTTTTGCAGACAGTTATGGCTGGTGTTTCACGTGTATCGCCagtatttttcttaaaagcgAAACCAAATATCGAAATTCGTTTATCCGAGACGGTATTGAACAGGCTTTCGATGATCTGAAGGAGAATAAATagaattttgttgaattttaaaCAATTGCACGTTTCTATAGAAGAAGGCTACCTTTTGTGAAAACCGCGACTTTTGGTACTCATTCATGTCAATCACTTGCTGCCAATACGCCGCAACCTCGGGCAAATTTAGTCCTTCACATATGTATACCAAATTTAAAATGTCCTTCTGGAAGCAACTACCACCGAATCCCACTGACGCTTGCAAGAACTTCGAGCCAATACGTGAATCCAGACCAACGGCACGAGCCACTTCCGATACATCGGCGCCCGTCGCCTCACACACGGCCGACAATGAGTTTATGCTCGATATACGTTGCGCTAGGAATGCATTCGCTGCCAATTTAGACAATTCGGAACTCCAAGTGTTCGTTGTAAGTATATTCTTTTTCGGTATCCAATGTTCATAGATCCACGACAATTTTTCAACTGCTTTGAGACCCTCGGATGATTCCTCACCTCCAATTAGCACACGATCGGCATGCAACAGATCTTCAATGGCCGTTCCTTCGGCAAGAAATTCAGGATTCGAGAGAATATCATACCGAATGCCAGGCCTTTGATTCGCATGCAAGATATGCATGATACTTTCGGCAGCACGCACGGGTACTGTGCTCTTCTCCACTACGATCTTGTTAGACTGTGCGATCTCGGCGATCATACGGGCAGCACTTTCAACGTACTTTAAATCGGCAGCGCGACCTATGAGCAGACGTTATTGGATTGGTTGGTGGTGATTagcaaaatttaagtttaaaagttcATATGAATTAGTTTACATACCTTTGCCGTTGCCAAAGTTTTTTGTTGGCGTATTTACAGATATGAATATCAGGTCTGCTTCTTTGATGGCAGTTTCAATATCAGTTGAGAAGAAAAGGTTGACATTACGGCATTTTTTTACGACTTCATCCAATCCCGGCTGAAAAACAATCAAACATTAAATGGGCTTGTATAGATAggtttgtatttttaatatgttttttattttattaaaaaaattaaattaaaattaaagaaatcatTTATTCCTTTATATTTAACTAGTTTTCTTAAATAATGACTTAAGATTTCTTAAGTTTCAATTCTAtccattttgtattatatgtaaGAAGTGTCTTGATGTTATAAATTACGCAGTTGTAATAAATTGGGCAAGTTAAAAAAATCGGcatgtttgttgttattattgtaatagCCGAAAATATTCCCTATAAAAAATGCTATTGCAGGGCCAGTACTTGGTCGAATATGAGTTCGGGTCGTTCAGGTAACGTTCAACCGACTGTAAGGCGTTTCCAATAACAgctgttacaggtgaatggattgtgctatcgagatatgattaacgattttttatggccggaattggatggtattgatctggacaacgtttattttcaacaaagacggcgatacgtgccacataagcaacaaaaccattgatcttttacgggaaaacttttcggaccgtgttatctcgcgaagaggtgatcacaattggccaccgagatcttgtgatttaacaccttgtgacttttttctttggggccacgtgaaagagaaggtctacgccaacagcccagggtcgattcaagaccacaAAGATgggattcgtgaggctatcgagggcatagggcagccactttgcaattcggttatggaaaatttcatgaaaaggatattgtcctgtaagcgtggtcgtggtggtcatttggctgaagttattttccactattaacggtatagcttcctctttataatgaaataaacatccgatattaaaaatagcatttttgtttgaatatcaaaataacatctcttattggaaaatcctataGTTGGAACGACATCGTAGGTGCGAGGGATTGTGTTCGGTTGAACCATAGTCCATGCCGACTGTGATACGAAGCAGCAAATggtaggaaacattttttaataacagtCACCTATTGGCGgttaatggcaaacttccgagtgcatttcttgATAAAAATCAGTGGCGATttggaacaaaataaaaaaataaataaaataactgttggCACCACCATttgcaatttatatttatttttaaaacgttTAATAATGGAGGTATTATCCGTCGtcgattcaataaataaatgacaACTGACCAACACCGCTTGTCGCCATGCAACCCCAACCCCAATAAGCCAATAATGCTCTCGCAAAGAGAAGGGACATTTCAATTCCTACccttcacaccaattactgttaataggtctgttcatgtaaaaattgtccaataacttaatttccgagaattctctctcaaagagaaaaatattaaatcaaccaataacaatttgcaagttttacgagcagctgattaaattgttggcaggaaaaatcacaaaaagtaaaattcttttcaatttacctacctcgtattaaatttaaaaataaattaagcaaataaaatggaaaaaaacgaGCTTCGGAATCACATgatttcatttcgtccacaaTAACTTGTTCCATTTCATTATCGCTGTCAGTTGCGACTCGCAAATTTCAATTCGTCTTTATTTTTACACTTACAAGTtaaaatttatccagtaaaaCCTTGCAACTTCcgctcaaaatgaaatgtcgtttcgctctctcactttcccctactttgcaaattttttgaatacatgaaCACAAAAACGtgataatttgtaaaaattattagcAACTATTTGCCTTATGAACAGACCtaatattaaggggttaggggtgatcagaattttcaaaattttttttttttttttgaattttcttaacgtataatatcttaaaaatattgtgcgaaaatttgaagtgaatccgacaaatacttttcaagatATTCAACaactaacaaagggcgctcgggcactACATAAATCAATAGCAAAACTGTaaatgtgtttttctcaaaactatgttttttgaactggtgatcacgtAACTTAAAAATAGcttagtagatttcaataaaatttatcctgatttaatgaaaacataaaaaacacgtgcctgatcgaaagattttttttttaaatgtcgctttttttaaacaattaattgtcggttttttctcgaaaatctgaaaaatatttcctgagaccgccatattggtagtttaaaaaaaaaagcttcgatcaggcacaagattatctgttaataaaactaatttctcttggccgattgattttagatgaatctccaaggacttgtgatgatctcCGCGGAGAGTTCtcgagaaacgggctccacccaaacagcgataacttttaaaattattaattgtattattattatagtaTTAATAATATAACCAAAACACTTCGATTGGtaccttttttcaaattatacacaatttttctaacttttatAATATGCCACCTTAAAAAACTTGCTACGCTTTTTACAAGTACTGTATGTAGaccacataaatattttaattttctattaaaattacattaaaagatAATTTATCAGGCATAAAATTAGGATTGTAAAAACAAGCATGCGAACACAACttccaaatttattttctttaaatagcactaataatttcatatacatatgtacatatgtatatagcggCACAAAATCAAGGTATATACgcgtttaaattattaataagagCAAGCCTGAACTACAGGCAAACATACAAGTGGGTCCAATTAATAATTTCGTGAACGTGTAAATAAtctcaattaatttttgacCACAAGCAAATTTCGACAAACGCATACAAGATAATGCCGCACTTTGTATGCCTTTGCACacgtatgcacgtacatacatacgtgtacaAGGTGTTAGGTATGCCGTTGTCCGGCGAGAGAAGGCCAATGCTACGCATTCAATTCTAGTAttgctttgttttgttgttgttcgctACACATAGTTCAATTCGGATGAGCCCAATAAAACAGTAACTTTGGTCTTGTTAGAACGTGGGATTAGGTGTGCGAATACTCTCACGAAATGTTAATTTTTCGTAATTAAATAAGTTCAGGTAAAAAGCTGTTCATGAACGAACTACTTCTTCGGCTTCTGTTCACTATGATTACTGAAATACCAAGGTGTCATGCAAATGGAAAGAGGGTAGAGTAACTACTTATTCATTCCTTACGTAGTTGTGCTCAAGTAATTAAGGAAAAAAAGTGATGAGAAATTAACGAGAATTTTGAGcctcttcaaacttgcactttgttttaCTCTATAGAATTAAATAGGTTATAACACGGTATACTcaaacattttctaaaattctcTAGAATGAAAATTCTGTCAGCCTAGACAGGCCGacgcgttaatcgggattaacgaCTTAACTCGGAATTATTTCAGGAATTGAGTGCAATTAATGCGGATTGACAACTAGgtttaattctcataatttaaagGGATGAGTGGAATTTTCtatggcaacattgccgaaaaatggCAATTAATATGTAttgtgaattaaaaataatgaaacttttaaagagaagaacaagaaatacTGGAAGAAGtgctagtttgcactaacacgTCCGAAATTacttaattgttttgatatatcggagcagtttgagaaattgtaatttatgatttttttaaataaacaaaaatattttagtatcgGGGCAACAAATACAGGTATTAGTGGTGCATCTTTTATTGACGAAAGCATCCAATAACAAATCAGATGTTCACTAATCCGCGCAATAACCGCCTGTCACACtataattttaatcagaattaactgcggTAATCAGGCtataata is from Anastrepha ludens isolate Willacy chromosome 4, idAnaLude1.1, whole genome shotgun sequence and encodes:
- the LOC128860369 gene encoding UDP-glucose 6-dehydrogenase, whose translation is MDSLTVMKVCCIGAGYVGGPTCAVMALKCPDIQVTVVDRSSERIAQWNSDKLPIYEPGLDEVVKKCRNVNLFFSTDIETAIKEADLIFISVNTPTKNFGNGKGRAADLKYVESAARMIAEIAQSNKIVVEKSTVPVRAAESIMHILHANQRPGIRYDILSNPEFLAEGTAIEDLLHADRVLIGGEESSEGLKAVEKLSWIYEHWIPKKNILTTNTWSSELSKLAANAFLAQRISSINSLSAVCEATGADVSEVARAVGLDSRIGSKFLQASVGFGGSCFQKDILNLVYICEGLNLPEVAAYWQQVIDMNEYQKSRFSQKIIESLFNTVSDKRISIFGFAFKKNTGDTRETPAITVCKTLLEEGAKLDIYDPKVEPEQIIDDLTHPSVTESPESVKKAVQIHSDPYSAVRGTHAIVLCTEWDEFVTLDYKRIYQSMMKPAYIFDGRKILDHECLQQIGFHVQTIGKRYQRTGLMRSWGSVPQL